One genomic segment of Paenibacillus durus includes these proteins:
- a CDS encoding glycoside hydrolase family 36 N-terminal domain-containing protein — MSIYFDETLKTFHLQTPGLSYVLQIIRDGHLSHRYWGARVEAFGDSNPLVYMERPLSPNPYPHEKTSGFSLDTLPREYPGYGTSDFREPAFQFEYEDGSAVVDLRYLSHRIFMGKPALEGLPATYAESDDEAETLELELRDDLTGLRALLLYTVFKRRDAIALSVRFVNDGGGRLKLLRAMSASVDFGDADYRMLHLSGGDELMNIGLRVPAGLLKGDFLSHIWRLERVE, encoded by the coding sequence GTGTCCATTTATTTTGACGAAACGCTGAAAACATTTCATTTGCAGACCCCGGGTTTAAGCTACGTGCTGCAAATCATCCGGGACGGCCATCTGTCTCACCGCTACTGGGGAGCGAGGGTGGAAGCGTTTGGCGATAGCAATCCGCTTGTCTATATGGAACGTCCGCTGTCTCCTAACCCTTACCCTCATGAAAAAACGAGCGGATTCTCCCTGGACACGCTGCCCCGGGAATATCCGGGGTACGGCACCTCGGATTTCCGGGAGCCGGCCTTTCAATTTGAATATGAAGACGGCTCGGCCGTCGTTGATTTGAGATATCTTTCACATCGGATCTTCATGGGCAAGCCCGCGCTCGAAGGACTGCCCGCAACCTATGCGGAGAGCGATGACGAAGCGGAGACGCTGGAACTGGAGCTGCGGGATGATCTTACCGGCCTGCGGGCGCTGCTATTATACACGGTCTTCAAGCGGCGTGACGCCATTGCGCTCTCGGTCCGCTTCGTAAATGACGGCGGAGGCCGGCTAAAGCTGTTGCGGGCCATGAGCGCGAGCGTGGATTTCGGCGATGCGGATTACCGCATGCTTCATTTGTCGGGCGGCGACGAGCTGATGAACATCGGACTGCGGGTTCCCGCGGGGCTGCTGAAGGGCGATTTCCTGAGCCATATTTGGCGGCTGGAAAGAGTGGAGTAG
- a CDS encoding TetR/AcrR family transcriptional regulator codes for MLKTWEPKRMRIADIAKAADVSQVTIYNYFGSKEALIEESLKDFLDRAIDGFEEVLNQKRSIKEIVEYTIIQEKETYAAIPPSLMKKMMLEDQEMFRYIQERYEQAVLPLMIRMLEEGKARNEISSKVSVNSVLIFMNFYMQNAGEMLEIAQKQDNRDAFLEEMVHLFFYGISGREE; via the coding sequence ATGCTAAAAACATGGGAGCCCAAGCGGATGCGGATTGCCGATATCGCCAAGGCGGCGGACGTCTCGCAGGTAACGATCTACAACTATTTCGGCAGCAAAGAAGCGCTCATCGAGGAATCGCTCAAAGACTTTTTGGACCGGGCGATTGACGGCTTTGAAGAAGTTCTCAATCAGAAGCGCTCGATCAAAGAGATTGTGGAGTATACCATTATTCAGGAAAAAGAAACGTATGCCGCCATTCCCCCGTCGCTGATGAAGAAGATGATGCTTGAAGATCAGGAAATGTTCCGCTATATTCAGGAACGGTACGAGCAGGCAGTCCTGCCGCTGATGATCCGGATGCTGGAGGAGGGGAAGGCGAGGAATGAAATCTCGTCCAAGGTTTCCGTAAACTCCGTGCTCATATTTATGAATTTTTATATGCAGAATGCCGGAGAGATGCTGGAAATCGCCCAGAAGCAGGACAATAGGGACGCTTTTTTGGAGGAAATGGTGCATCTGTTCTTTTACGGCATCAGCGGGCGGGAAGAGTGA
- the fumC gene encoding class II fumarate hydratase → MEFRVEKDTFGELQVPADKYWGAQTQRSLQNFKIGGETMPLEVIYALALIKKMAAKVNAELGLLPSDKAEAIALAADEVMQGRYDEHFPLVVWQTGSGTQTNMNVNEVISRRGGELLQPDGSEAAIHPNDDVNKGQSSNDSFPSAMHIAAYLAVWRKVLPALERLKITLEQKADEYRSLIKIGRTHLQDATPLTLGQEISAWAAMLEKGKRFIENSAQSLLELAIGGTAVGTGLNAHPEFGARVARAIGEELSAPFVPAENKFHALTSHDQLVHVHGALKALASDLMKIANDVRLLASGPRSGIGELLIPENEPGSSIMPGKVNPTQSEAMTMVVCQVLGNDVTISVAASQGHFQLNVFKPVIIHSFLQSCRLLADAMRSFEEHCAWGITANEPIIHRNLHSSLMLVTALNPHIGYEKAAEIAKLAHKEGLTLKEAALKLKLLTEEEFDRWVKPENMV, encoded by the coding sequence ATGGAATTTCGCGTGGAAAAAGATACATTTGGCGAGCTGCAGGTCCCCGCGGATAAGTATTGGGGCGCACAGACCCAGCGCAGCCTGCAGAACTTCAAGATCGGCGGCGAGACAATGCCGCTTGAGGTCATTTACGCCCTGGCGCTGATCAAAAAAATGGCTGCAAAGGTGAACGCCGAGCTTGGCCTGCTGCCAAGCGATAAGGCGGAGGCCATTGCCTTGGCGGCTGATGAAGTGATGCAGGGTAGGTATGATGAGCATTTTCCGCTTGTTGTCTGGCAGACTGGGAGCGGTACGCAGACCAATATGAACGTGAATGAGGTGATATCCCGCAGAGGCGGCGAGCTTTTGCAGCCTGACGGATCGGAAGCGGCTATCCATCCGAACGACGATGTGAACAAAGGCCAGAGCTCTAACGACTCTTTTCCTTCCGCGATGCATATCGCGGCATATCTGGCAGTCTGGAGGAAGGTGCTTCCGGCGCTGGAGCGGCTCAAGATCACGCTGGAACAGAAAGCGGATGAGTACCGGTCCCTGATCAAAATCGGCCGCACGCATCTGCAGGACGCGACGCCGCTTACGCTTGGGCAGGAAATAAGCGCATGGGCGGCTATGCTGGAAAAAGGAAAGCGCTTTATCGAAAACAGCGCCCAGTCCCTGCTGGAGCTGGCTATAGGAGGGACGGCTGTCGGAACCGGTCTTAACGCCCATCCGGAATTCGGGGCCCGGGTTGCACGAGCAATCGGTGAGGAACTCTCCGCTCCGTTTGTTCCGGCCGAGAATAAATTCCACGCTCTGACGAGCCATGACCAGCTTGTTCATGTGCATGGAGCGCTGAAAGCGCTGGCTAGCGACCTCATGAAGATCGCGAATGATGTCCGCCTCCTCGCCAGCGGTCCCCGCAGCGGCATCGGCGAGCTGCTGATCCCGGAGAATGAGCCGGGAAGCTCGATCATGCCGGGCAAAGTGAATCCGACGCAGAGCGAGGCGATGACGATGGTCGTCTGCCAGGTGCTGGGCAACGACGTGACGATTAGTGTCGCGGCCAGCCAGGGACATTTTCAGCTTAATGTATTCAAGCCGGTCATCATCCATAGCTTTTTGCAGTCCTGCCGCCTGCTGGCGGACGCCATGCGGTCGTTTGAGGAGCATTGCGCCTGGGGCATCACGGCGAACGAGCCGATTATTCACCGCAATCTCCATAGCTCCCTGATGCTGGTGACCGCCCTGAATCCGCATATCGGCTATGAAAAGGCGGCTGAAATCGCCAAGCTGGCACACAAGGAAGGGCTTACGCTGAAGGAGGCCGCATTGAAGCTGAAGCTGCTGACGGAAGAGGAGTTTGACCGGTGGGTTAAGCCGGAGAATATGGTATAA
- a CDS encoding aminotransferase class I/II-fold pyridoxal phosphate-dependent enzyme, which translates to MTLKASKNRWRANKLSNLGSSIFQEVAGWKAEAAAGGLDLIDLGIGSPDRGPSSEIRRVLSEAVFKEDSYSYPSSEGGLAFRSKAADWMNYRFGVEVDPEKEILTLMGSQDGLAHLALAVCNPGDVAIVPDPGYPIYSGALAIADVTPWPLPLKAENGFLPDLSSIPEEVLERAAFILLNFPGNPVSVRADFPFFERLIGFARRWNLLVVHDLAYSEMGFDGYRPISILQVPGARETAVEFHSFSKSFNMAGCRIGFLTGNAEAVGALRSLKGNIDYGVFEPVQEAAIAALEQAMGADAGEGVGPLYERRRDAFIGALRGEGWDVPKPAATMFVWAPLPVAAAAGGLDSRRFARELLLETGVAVIPGDAFGAEGRDFVRIALVEEEERLAEAARRIGRFLRAKGLAE; encoded by the coding sequence TTGACTCTTAAAGCTTCTAAAAATAGATGGCGCGCGAACAAGCTGTCGAACCTCGGGTCCTCCATCTTTCAAGAGGTTGCCGGCTGGAAAGCCGAAGCGGCTGCGGGCGGCCTTGATCTTATCGACCTCGGTATCGGCAGTCCAGACCGCGGACCGTCTTCTGAAATCCGGCGCGTACTCAGCGAGGCCGTCTTTAAGGAAGACAGCTATTCGTATCCGTCCTCCGAAGGCGGACTCGCTTTCCGCAGCAAAGCCGCAGACTGGATGAACTACCGGTTCGGAGTAGAGGTCGATCCCGAGAAAGAGATACTGACGCTGATGGGTTCCCAGGACGGACTTGCGCATTTGGCGCTGGCAGTCTGCAATCCCGGCGATGTGGCGATTGTGCCCGATCCCGGTTACCCGATTTATTCCGGAGCGCTGGCCATTGCCGACGTTACGCCTTGGCCGCTGCCGCTTAAGGCGGAGAATGGCTTTCTGCCGGATCTTAGCTCTATCCCCGAAGAAGTGCTGGAGCGAGCCGCATTTATTCTGCTGAATTTTCCCGGCAATCCGGTCTCTGTAAGAGCGGACTTTCCGTTCTTTGAGCGGCTGATCGGCTTTGCCCGGCGGTGGAATTTGCTTGTCGTGCATGATCTCGCATACTCCGAGATGGGCTTTGACGGTTATCGTCCGATCAGCATCCTGCAGGTGCCGGGGGCGCGTGAGACGGCGGTCGAATTTCATTCCTTCTCTAAGAGCTTCAACATGGCCGGCTGCCGCATCGGCTTCCTGACCGGGAACGCCGAAGCCGTAGGCGCCCTGCGAAGCCTGAAGGGCAACATCGACTATGGCGTCTTCGAGCCTGTGCAGGAGGCGGCCATTGCCGCGCTGGAGCAGGCGATGGGCGCGGACGCAGGCGAAGGCGTCGGCCCGCTGTACGAGCGGCGGCGCGATGCCTTCATCGGCGCGCTGCGCGGGGAAGGCTGGGACGTGCCGAAGCCCGCGGCGACGATGTTCGTGTGGGCGCCGCTGCCCGTAGCGGCGGCTGCGGGCGGCCTTGACTCGCGCCGCTTCGCCCGCGAGCTGCTGCTGGAGACGGGCGTCGCCGTCATCCCCGGCGACGCCTTCGGCGCGGAAGGGCGGGACTTCGTCCGCATCGCGCTCGTGGAGGAAGAGGAGCGGCTCGCCGAAGCGGCCCGGCGGATCGGGCGGTTTCTCCGCGCCAAGGGATTGGCGGAGTAG
- a CDS encoding ABC transporter ATP-binding protein — translation MLTVQGLTKTFSNGKGIRDITFSVNKGEVFGFLGPNGAGKSTTIRHLMGFMKPDRGHAAICGLDVWKAQGTVQKHVGYLPGEIAFVDGMTGIAFLDFMAEMQGLKDKSKRGELIRRLQFDANTPIRKMSKGMKQKVGLVAAFMHSPQVIILDEPTSGLDPLMQKVFIELVLEEKAQGTTFLMSSHSFPEIERTCDRAAIIKDGILIAVKNIHELQSMQRKLFDVVFENKEDALRFRTSGLSIENYDDFRVRVAIQGNYNTFIEEAAKYRIRSMDVFTQNLEDIFMDYYDREGSQP, via the coding sequence ATGCTTACTGTCCAAGGATTGACCAAGACATTTTCAAACGGGAAGGGAATTCGGGATATTACCTTTTCGGTAAACAAGGGCGAGGTATTTGGCTTTCTAGGACCGAACGGAGCGGGCAAGTCGACGACCATCCGGCATCTTATGGGCTTTATGAAGCCCGACCGGGGACATGCGGCCATATGCGGGCTCGATGTGTGGAAAGCGCAGGGCACGGTGCAGAAACATGTAGGCTACCTGCCGGGAGAAATCGCCTTCGTCGACGGGATGACGGGAATTGCCTTTCTCGATTTTATGGCGGAGATGCAGGGCCTTAAGGACAAAAGCAAGCGCGGTGAGTTGATCCGGCGCCTGCAGTTCGACGCGAATACCCCAATCCGCAAAATGTCCAAGGGGATGAAGCAGAAGGTAGGCCTTGTCGCCGCATTCATGCACAGCCCTCAGGTGATTATTCTCGATGAGCCTACTTCCGGCCTGGACCCGCTGATGCAAAAGGTGTTCATTGAATTAGTGCTGGAAGAAAAAGCGCAGGGCACGACCTTCTTAATGTCGTCGCACAGCTTTCCCGAAATCGAGCGCACTTGCGACCGGGCCGCCATTATCAAGGACGGCATCCTCATTGCCGTCAAGAACATTCATGAACTGCAGTCCATGCAGCGGAAGCTGTTCGACGTCGTCTTCGAGAACAAGGAGGACGCGCTGCGGTTCCGTACCTCCGGTCTTTCCATCGAGAATTACGATGATTTCCGCGTTAGGGTCGCCATACAAGGCAACTATAATACATTCATCGAAGAAGCGGCGAAGTACCGTATCCGCAGTATGGATGTGTTTACCCAGAATCTGGAGGATATTTTTATGGATTATTACGACCGGGAGGGAAGCCAGCCATGA
- a CDS encoding manganese catalase family protein, with protein MFKRMDEIMIEIPQVNQPDANAAAAVQELLGGKFGEMSTLNNYLFQSFNFRSKTKLKPFYDLIMSITAEEIGHVELVSHAINCCLRGTTSAKEPDATPLGSAKDARISYHFLAGAQGAMPFDSMGNPWTGANVFNSGNLVEDLLHNFFLECGARTHKMKVYEMTDHPSAREVVGFLLVRGGVHVVAYAKALEVATGVDVTRLIPIPSLNNKHFKEAAKYEAKGAHTKLYTWSEKDFGAINQIWKGTHPEDNSPLEVITGAPQGFPIPEAPAVEEEFAPGISSEEFTSIANRLKMAGNISEAKVTARG; from the coding sequence TTGTTCAAACGCATGGATGAAATCATGATTGAAATTCCTCAGGTCAATCAGCCCGATGCAAATGCGGCGGCGGCCGTACAAGAACTGCTGGGCGGAAAATTCGGTGAGATGTCAACGCTTAACAACTATTTGTTCCAATCCTTTAATTTCCGCAGCAAAACAAAGCTGAAGCCTTTCTACGACCTAATTATGAGCATTACAGCCGAAGAGATCGGCCATGTGGAGCTGGTATCCCACGCTATCAACTGCTGCCTGCGCGGAACCACTTCCGCCAAAGAGCCCGATGCCACTCCGCTGGGATCGGCCAAAGATGCGCGTATTTCCTATCACTTTCTCGCGGGCGCACAGGGAGCGATGCCTTTCGATTCCATGGGCAATCCATGGACCGGTGCAAATGTATTTAACAGCGGCAACCTGGTGGAAGATCTGCTGCATAACTTTTTCCTGGAGTGCGGGGCCAGAACACATAAAATGAAGGTATATGAAATGACGGATCATCCATCCGCCCGCGAGGTAGTCGGGTTTCTGCTCGTGCGCGGAGGCGTTCACGTTGTGGCTTACGCAAAAGCGCTGGAGGTTGCGACCGGCGTCGACGTCACGAGGCTGATACCGATTCCATCGCTAAATAACAAACATTTCAAAGAAGCGGCCAAGTACGAGGCCAAGGGAGCGCATACGAAGCTGTATACGTGGAGTGAGAAGGATTTCGGGGCGATCAATCAAATTTGGAAAGGCACTCATCCCGAGGATAATTCTCCGCTTGAGGTCATTACAGGAGCACCTCAGGGCTTTCCGATTCCGGAAGCGCCGGCAGTGGAGGAAGAGTTCGCACCGGGGATTTCTTCCGAGGAATTCACGTCGATTGCGAACCGCCTGAAGATGGCGGGCAACATCAGCGAAGCGAAGGTCACGGCCCGGGGTTGA
- a CDS encoding ABC transporter permease subunit gives MNFPLYKQMMKVNAKGIMNYAFGSAFYILLIFWLYPGIAKNTQALNDLVKSMPEGVNNAFGLNSGFASAEAFVSGEYYGLILVLILAIVCVQMSTRLMAGMVDQGSMAYLLSTPTTRAKVSATQALVLVTALIVIIGVTTLAGFLGDAWFLDASFPFNSGRFLHLNIVAFMLFFAIGGLTFLVSCLSNDEKRALGISGAIAFGFFTIDLVAKISDKLSWMKALTLFSLYRPSEIVTGQAKWGQISLVLLAVGLLAFALGILLFKRRDLPL, from the coding sequence ATGAATTTCCCATTATACAAACAAATGATGAAAGTAAATGCCAAAGGCATCATGAACTACGCCTTCGGCTCTGCCTTCTATATTCTCCTGATCTTCTGGCTGTACCCGGGTATTGCGAAGAATACGCAGGCGCTGAACGATCTTGTAAAGTCCATGCCTGAGGGCGTGAACAACGCATTCGGCCTGAACAGCGGATTCGCCAGCGCGGAAGCGTTCGTCTCGGGGGAATATTACGGTCTCATTCTGGTGCTGATACTAGCCATTGTCTGCGTTCAGATGTCGACCCGGCTGATGGCCGGCATGGTGGACCAAGGCTCGATGGCCTATCTGCTGTCTACACCGACCACCCGCGCCAAAGTGTCGGCAACGCAGGCCCTAGTGCTGGTAACGGCCCTGATCGTAATCATAGGCGTAACGACCTTGGCGGGATTTTTGGGAGACGCTTGGTTTCTTGACGCCTCCTTCCCTTTCAACAGCGGACGGTTTCTGCATCTCAATATTGTTGCCTTCATGCTGTTCTTCGCGATCGGCGGCCTGACCTTTCTAGTGTCCTGCCTGTCCAACGATGAGAAGAGAGCGCTCGGCATTTCCGGCGCTATTGCCTTCGGCTTCTTCACCATTGATCTGGTCGCCAAAATCAGCGACAAGCTGAGCTGGATGAAGGCTCTGACGCTCTTCTCGCTGTACCGGCCCAGCGAAATTGTCACGGGGCAAGCGAAATGGGGCCAAATCTCCCTTGTGCTGCTGGCCGTCGGCCTGCTCGCTTTCGCCCTCGGCATCCTTCTGTTCAAGCGGCGCGATCTGCCGCTGTAA